A region from the Oncorhynchus tshawytscha isolate Ot180627B linkage group LG26, Otsh_v2.0, whole genome shotgun sequence genome encodes:
- the akap17a gene encoding A-kinase anchor protein 17A, whose product MMTTLVHDTTEAVCLCQEYNLFLKPIAKMTLSVALPQLKLPGKSISNWEVMERVKAMVAPEQFSALRISKSTMDFIRFEGEVENRGVVKILLAKLDGKSIKLSGFTDILKVRAVENKMDFPTRYDWDSFFRDAKDMNDTVPGERPDTIRLEGLPCRWFTLPDGPPDRPSEMALQTIFQGFGQVRHVDIPMLDPYREETLDKNFNTFTFGGHLNFEAYVQYQEYDGFAKAMDTLRGMKLMYKGEDGKAVACNIKVTFDTSKHLSDVALKRRQQERLRILELERQREELKRKEKEEEERHKEEERKQKEAEEEEKERRREERIRKREQKLRDREERRNLKKVKRRQEEEQKKLQMKIATEERRLLLAQRNLESIRLIAELLGRTKALKQQQQEKERVEREEREKEELARQKEELARLEQLEACRREQEAELRRVELEKGRALDLQRRERELRERLVGNLLKKAGGEGENQTSTQPSALTMHKGDSSDLSKTGRALGVNGVRPRGEERPRAMVRSHVTEKQIGEREERRGGIEERRGNEWRSREAREKPRERERSRSHSQCRRRYSRRRRSSSRKRSDSQRRRRSRSSKRRSDSRRRRSRISKRSDSRRRSGSCSHRRDSHHGRGCSSRSTSHDWSRSSSERSHSRGRRGRRHKDSRSRSSSSSSRSRERSREKDRSTERSRDSRKRSRSHSRSRRH is encoded by the exons ATGATGACCACCCTCGTCCATGACACCACTGAGGCGGTGTGTCTGTGTCAGGAGTACAACCTGTTCCTGAAACCCATCGCCAAGATGACG TTGAGTGTGGCACTGCCCCAGCTGAAGTTGCCTGGGAAGAGCATCTCTAACTGGGAGGTGATGGAGAGGGTGAAGGCCATGGTGGCTCCTGAACAGTTCTCTGCCCTCAG GATCTCTAAGAGCACCATGGACTTTATCCGCTTCGAGGGCGAGGTGGAGAACAGAGGGGTGGTGAAGATCCTACTGGCCAAACTGGATGGCAAGAGCATCAAACTCAGCGGCTTCACTGACATACTCAAG GTGCGTGCAGTGGAGAATAAGATGGACTTCCCGACACGTTATGACTGGGACTCGTTCTTCCGTGACGCCAAGGACATGAACGATACGGTTCCAGGGGAGAGGCCAGACACCATCCGCCTGGAGGGCCTGCCCTGCCGCTGGTTTACCCTGCCTGACGGTCCCCCTGATCGGCCCTCCGAGATGGCCCTGCAGACCATCTTCCAG GGCTTTGGTCAGGTGCGTCATGTAGACATCCCCATGTTGGACCCGTACAGAGAGGAGACTCTTGATAAGAACTTCAACACCTTCACCTTTGGCGGCCATCTTAACTTTGAGGCGTACGTCCAGTACCAGGAGTACGATGGCTTCGCCAAGGCCATGGACACACTGAGAGGCATGAAGCTCATGTACAAAGGAGAGGATGGCAAGGCTGTGGCCTGCAACATCAAG gtGACCTTTGACACCAGTAAACACCTGAGTGACGTGGCTCTGAAGAGAAGGCAGCAGGAACGACTGAGAATACTGGagttggagagacagagggaggagctGAAACgcaaggagaaggaggaagaggagagacacaaggaggaggagag GAAACAgaaggaggcggaggaggaggaaaaggaacggaggagggaggagaggatacgGAAACGAGAGCAGAAGCTGAGGGaccgggaggagaggaggaacctaaagaaggtgaagaggagacaggaggaagagcagAAGAAGTTGCAGATGAAGATTGCGACAGAGGAGAGAAGGCTGTTGTTGGCTCAGAGGAACCTGGAGTCTATACGCCTTATCGCTGAACTACTGGGCAGGACcaag GCTCTGAAACAGCAAcagcaggagaaggagagagtggagagagaggagcgagagaaagaggagttAGCCAGGCAGAAGGAGGAGTTAGCCCGGCTGGAGCAGCTTGAGGCCTGCAGGCGGGAGCAGGAGGCGGAGTTGAGACGTGTGGAGTTAGAGAAAGGGCGTGCCTTGGATCTGCAgcgcagagagagggagctgagggAGAGACTGGTTGGTAACCTGCTGAAgaaggctggaggagagggagaaaaccaGACCTCCACCCAACCCTCAGCCCTGACCATGCACAAGGGAGACAGCTCCGACCTGAGTAAGACAGGAAGGGCCCTGGGGGTGAATGGGGTGAGaccgaggggagaggagagacccagAGCTATGGTACGATCACACGTCACTGAGAAgcagataggagagagggaggagaggcgaggaggcatagaggagaggagaggtaatgaATGGAGAAGCAGAGAGGCGAGGGAGAAAcctagagaaagggagaggagtcgGTCCCATAGCCAGTGTAGGAGGAGGTACAGCCGGAGACGAAGAAGCTCTAGCAGAAAGAGGAGTGatagtcagaggaggaggagaagtcgTAGTTCTAAGAGGAGAAGCGATAGCAGACGGAGGAGAAGTCGCATTTCTAAGAGAAGCGATAGCAGACGGAGGAGTGGTAGTTGTAGCCACAGGAGAGACAGTCACCATGGACGGGGCTGCAGCAGCAGGAGCACCAGCCATGATTGGAGCAGAAGCTCTAGTGAGAGGAGCCACAGCAGAGGCAGGAGGGGCCGTAGACATAAAGACAGCAGGAGCAGATCTAGTAGTAGCAGCTctaggagtagagagaggagcagggagaaggacaggagtacagagaggagtagagactcCAGGAAGCGTAGTAGGAGTCATTCTCGTTCTAGACGACACTAA